A segment of the Bacteriovorax sp. PP10 genome:
TTCACCTGTGAACTTAGAAATGAAAGTCACAACACTCGCTCTATCAATTTTCTTCTGTAAATTACGTTTATAAAATTCACCAGACCCAAATTGTGAACTCTCATAAAGAGCATTCAAATCATGAATTGTTAAAACATACTTTGTCTTCGATGACCAAGGCATGAAAGGAGAGTCCTGATGAACAGCATGAAACACATCAGTCTTTGGAAGAATAAAAGGAATTTTCTTCGCTAGCTTTTGAAACTTGCCAGGTCTCCAATATGTTAGGTTCATAGGAGATTTATCAAAGTGAATTTTCAAGTGAGCACAAAATTGCCCAAGGCCAGAAAAGGGGTCTTTAATTTTTTCGAAGTCGATGAGAATTTTTTTAGTCATAGTGTTTTGATAAGTGATTCAAGGCCAATTGGATATAAGTGAGCTTTTTCTTGTTTGATTTCTTCCAGGGATCTCCAGACAGCAACAGAAACTAATCCATTGTGCTCGTGGATTTCTAATTCTTTTTTATCGTAGACGTTTCTATTCACAAACTCAGCAAGGAAAACAATCACGATTTCGTGACCGAAGCGTTGTTCGTATTTAAAAATGTTTTCATAGGTTGCGAGTTGTCTGTGAACAATAACTTCTTCATTGAGTTCTTCAAGCATCTCACGCTTAAGTGTCGCTTCAGCTAGTTCACCAAAATCAATACCGCCACCTAGTGGGCGATAGAAGGTTTCGTTTTTAACTTTATCTCTGCCTTGGTGGTAAAGATATTGTCCCTTTTCGTTTTGAATTAAAGCGAGTGAGATTGGACGAATGTAGAGGGCAGTGTCACTGTGTTCCATTAAAGTCCTGAAAAAAAAGGCTCCCGAAGGAGCCTTTATATTTTAGAACTTGTTGATGTAGTTAGCAAGTTGAGGAAAGTCGATAAACGGGTTTCTGTTCTTTTGAGCAGCGTAAACTTGCTCATTTCTATCCCTTTCAGCGTCATCTACTGGATCTAAGTCATTCCATCTTCTAAGAACTTGTTCTTCGTGAGCTGGAACTCTCATATTGTATCTAACTGAGAAGTAGAAAATTGCTCTAGCAACGTTTCCTTTGTGTTCTGTAGGTGGTTCGAAAAGATCGTCACTGTTTCCACCGTCAGCAGCAGAACCAGATTTTGAAGCTGTACAGTCAGTAGCTAGTGCTCCGTTCTCGTGAGAAACGTCTGCGAAGTCGTAGTTTCCTCTTACAGAGTTTGCTTTTGAATCAGTTGGGAATAAATGGTTCAGGTCAGACTTCTGCATGTCTTTAGAATATTGACGAGAGAATTTTGATTGAGGCCATGTGTGCTCGCAGTTGATTTGAGCGTGGTTAGGAATTGCTCCTGGACCAATGTCTCCATTACCTTGGAATACTTTGTTACAGTAAACGTCTTTAATGAAGTATTTTCCGTTATCTTGTTGAAGGTGAATTTTTCCGAAAAGAACTTTTCTAGCTCCATCGTATCCAAGAACGATATGGCCGTAACAAGCACCTTCACCAGCTGTTGCGCAGCCTAGAGTGTCTCTTCCGCCTTTAGCGCTTTTTTGGTGGTTGCTTACAAGAACATTGTTAAGTTCGTCTTTTAGAGCGTCGTCTTTAAGAGCAGAGTTAGCAAGTTGTTGAATGAAACTTTCTGGGTAGTAGTTAGATTCTCCAGCTGCATTAGCAGTCGATACAAGTACCAGGAGAAGAAAGCAAATCGTTGTCTTCAAATTAATTCCCTTTGTAAAAGTCGTTGTAAAAGTCATTTTAGCAAAGGGAATGTAATTGAGTTAATTAGGTGTGGCCAATGTAAACTATAAGTTCTTCTAATAAAATACTTACAGTTTTCACATAATTCTTACTTGAAACACTGCGAATTAGAAATTGCTAATCGCGTCTGCAAGATCTGGTTGATCGATAAACGGGTTACGATTACCTTGGATTTTTTCAATTGCATTGTTACGTGCCATTTCAAGTTCATCAACTGGATCTAAGTGATTCCATCTTCTTAGGAAGTCTTCTTCTTCATCAGGGATTTCGATTTTGTAACGAACTGAGAAGTAGAATAGAGCGCGGGCAACGTTACCCTTATGAGAAGTAGGTGGTTCGAAAAAATTCTTTCCACCAGATGTAACCGATGGGCCAGACTTACTTAGTGCGCAGTTGCTTAGGTTAGCATTTTTTGTCACTTCAGCGAAGTCGTAGTTTCCTCTCGTCGAGTTTGCTCTAGAGTCAGTTGGGAATAAGTGGTGAAGGTCAGATTTCTGAGTTCCTTTATTCGCTTGTCCAGAGAACTTACTTTGAGGCCAAGTGTGCTCTGTGTTTAATTGATTTTGGTCTGGTAGTTTATCAGGTCCAACGTTTGTGAATTTAGTTCCACAGTATAGATCTGTAACGAAGTAACCGTTTTCACTTTTTTCTAAGTATAATTGTTGAAATAAATATTTTTTTGCATTGTCGTAACCTACAGCGTGGTGACCTGCAGATGTCTTCTTAAAAAGTTCTAGCTTAAGTGCTACGTCGTCAGATTGATTCGGTGCTAGTGCAAATGCACTAGAAGAGAAAAAACTAAGAAGCAAAATCAGCATTGCAAAATTCTTCATTCTTTATTTCCTGGTTAGGGTGTGTTGTATGCCCAAAAGTCTAGGAGATGAGTATTAGAATGACTAATATTTTTTATTAGGTTTTTGTTAGTTTTTATTTAATGTAAGTATTTTTTTTTATTTTAAAGAATCCAGGCGCTTTTTGATACCTTCTTCGCGCCCAATATTTGTTGGATGATAAAAAGTGGGAGTGCCCTCTGGTGCGTACTGTTGTTTCACCCAATGATTCTCATAACTGTGTGGATATAAATACGGTTTTGTATTTGGTGGTGGATAATTTCTTAAATGATTCGGCACTTCAATCGTTGAATTTGATTTCACATATTCGAGTGCTTCATTGATTGCCATGTAGGCAGCGTTACTTTTAAACGTAGATGCAAGATATGTTGTTGCATGTGCCAAAATAATTCGCGCTTCAGGCATTCCAATTTGTGAAACTGCTTGAAGAGCATTCATCGCGAGACTTAAAGC
Coding sequences within it:
- a CDS encoding endonuclease I family protein, encoding MKTTICFLLLVLVSTANAAGESNYYPESFIQQLANSALKDDALKDELNNVLVSNHQKSAKGGRDTLGCATAGEGACYGHIVLGYDGARKVLFGKIHLQQDNGKYFIKDVYCNKVFQGNGDIGPGAIPNHAQINCEHTWPQSKFSRQYSKDMQKSDLNHLFPTDSKANSVRGNYDFADVSHENGALATDCTASKSGSAADGGNSDDLFEPPTEHKGNVARAIFYFSVRYNMRVPAHEEQVLRRWNDLDPVDDAERDRNEQVYAAQKNRNPFIDFPQLANYINKF
- a CDS encoding NUDIX domain-containing protein, with the translated sequence MEHSDTALYIRPISLALIQNEKGQYLYHQGRDKVKNETFYRPLGGGIDFGELAEATLKREMLEELNEEVIVHRQLATYENIFKYEQRFGHEIVIVFLAEFVNRNVYDKKELEIHEHNGLVSVAVWRSLEEIKQEKAHLYPIGLESLIKTL
- a CDS encoding endonuclease I family protein is translated as MKNFAMLILLLSFFSSSAFALAPNQSDDVALKLELFKKTSAGHHAVGYDNAKKYLFQQLYLEKSENGYFVTDLYCGTKFTNVGPDKLPDQNQLNTEHTWPQSKFSGQANKGTQKSDLHHLFPTDSRANSTRGNYDFAEVTKNANLSNCALSKSGPSVTSGGKNFFEPPTSHKGNVARALFYFSVRYKIEIPDEEEDFLRRWNHLDPVDELEMARNNAIEKIQGNRNPFIDQPDLADAISNF